CAGCAGCTCCTAGTCTCAGCTTCCCCAGCAGCTCCCAGTCTCAGCTTCCCCAGCAGCTCCCAGTCTCAGCTTCCTCAGCAGCTCCTAGTCTCAGCTTCCCCAGCAGCTCCTAGTCTCAGCTTCCTCAGCAGCTCCTAGTCTCAGCTTCCCCAGCAGCTCCCAGTCTCAGCTTCCTCAGCAGCTCCCAGTCTCAGCTTCCTCAGCAGCTCCCAGTCTCAGCTTCCCCAGCAGCTCCCAGTCTCAGCTTCCCCAGCAGCTCCCAGTCTCAGCTTCCTCAGCAGCTCCCAGTCTCAGCTTCCCCAGCAGCTCCCAGTCTCAGCTTCCTCAGCAGCTCCCAGTCTCAGCTTCCCCAGCAGCTCCCAGTCTCAGCTTCCCCAGCAGCTCCCAGTCTCAGCTTCCTCAGCAGCTCCCAGTCTCAGCTTCCTCAGCAGCTCCCAGTCTCAGCTTCCTCAGCAGCTCCCAGTCTCAGCTTCCCCAGCAGCTCCCAGTCTCAGCTTCCTCAGCAGCTCCCAGTCTCAGCTTCCCCAGCAGCTCCTAGTCTCAGCTTCCCCATCAGCTCCCAGTCTCAGCTTCCCCAGCAGCTCCCAGTCTCAGCTTCCCCAGCAGCTCCCAGTCTCAGCTTCCTCAGCAGCTCCCAGTCTCAGCTTCCTCAGCAGCTCCCAGTCTCAGCTTCCCCAGCAGCTCCCAGTCTCAGCT
The Procambarus clarkii isolate CNS0578487 chromosome 51, FALCON_Pclarkii_2.0, whole genome shotgun sequence DNA segment above includes these coding regions:
- the LOC138351813 gene encoding uncharacterized protein — protein: MTSFDILDDGSDGSPISSNEEAIQKLIDSAIQPSIQLLVSASPAAPSLSFLSSSQSQLPQQLPVSASPAAPSLSFPSSSQSQLPQQLPVSASPAAPSLSFLSSSQSQLPQQLPVSASPAAPSLSFLSSSQSQLPQQLPVSASSAAPSLSFPSSSQSQLPQQLPVSASPAAPSLSFPISSQSQLPQQLPVSASPAAPSLSFLSSSQSQLPQQLPVSASPAAPSLSFPSSSQSQLPQQLPVSASPAAPSLSFPSSSQSQLPQQLPVSASPAAPSLSFLSSSQSQLPQQLPVSASRTHSQPP